The following proteins come from a genomic window of Trifolium pratense cultivar HEN17-A07 linkage group LG4, ARS_RC_1.1, whole genome shotgun sequence:
- the LOC123882456 gene encoding dehydrodolichyl diphosphate synthase CPT3-like, whose protein sequence is MQKSSGGITSQLLGGLCCYLRRCIFSVLSVGPLPNHIAFIMDGNRRYATKRNLGDGGGHKAGFSALLSILRYCYELGIKYVSVYAFSIDNFRRKPKEVQSVMDLMREKIEELLQQESIINEYGVRIHFIGNMQLLTEPVRVAAEKAMRVTAKNQERVLLICVAYTSTDEIVHAVQESCKDKWIEIQASKEGKVSNGVLKNNGLDLHFRDLCRDNATEACSSLHDGVEGAGEKDALLEQNGEKHSGNYSEGEITSCNGIFEITEERKYKQGETASIQLVDIEKHMYMAVAPDPDILIRTSGEARLSNFLLWQTSACPLYAPKVLWPEIGLRHLVWAVLNFQRHHFYLEKKKKQF, encoded by the coding sequence ATGCAGAAAAGTTCAGGAGGTATAACAAGCCAATTGCTTGGAGGTTTATGTTGTTATCTTAGAAGATGcatattttctgttttatcGGTTGGTCCTTTGCCAAATCATATTGCTTTCATAATGGATGGGAATCGAAGGTATGCAACGAAGAGAAACTTGGGAGACGGTGGTGGCCATAAGGCTGGATTTTCAGCTCTATTGTCCATCCTTAGATACTGTTATGAATTGGGAATTAAGTATGTATCTGTCTATGCATTTAGCATTGATAACTTCAGAAGGAAGCCTAAAGAGGTTCAATCAGTCATGGACTTGATGCGAGAAAAGATCGAGGAGTTGCTTCAACAGGAAAGCATTATCAATGAATACGGCGTTCGAATACATTTCATTGGAAACATGCAACTATTGACCGAGCCTGTCAGGGTTGCTGCAGAAAAGGCAATGAGAGTTACTGCCAAGAACCAAGAGAGAGTTCTTTTAATCTGCGTTGCTTATACTTCAACTGATGAGATTGTGCATGCTGTTCAAGAGTCCTGCAAAGATAAATGGATTGAAATTCAAGCATCCAAGGAAGGTAAGGTTTCCAACGGGGTCTTGAAAAACAATGGTCTTGATTTGCATTTTCGCGATTTATGTAGAGATAATGCAACCGAAGCTTGTAGTAGTCTACATGATGGAGTTGAAGGTGCTGGAGAGAAAGATGCTTTGTTAGAGCAAAATGGTGAAAAACATAGCGGTAATTACAGTGAAGGTGAAATCACATCTTGTAACGGGATTTTTGAAATAACTGAAGAGAGAAAGTACAAGCAGGGTGAGACTGCTTCTATACAACTAGTTGATATTGAAAAGCACATGTATATGGCCGTGGCACCTGATCCAGATATCTTGATCAGAACTTCTGGAGAGGCTCGTctcagtaattttcttctttgGCAGACCAGTGCATGCCCTTTGTATGCACCAAAAGTACTATGGCCTGAAATTGGTCTGAGACACCTGGTGTGGGCAGTATTGAACTTTCAGAGGCATCATTTTTActtggaaaagaaaaagaaacaattttga
- the LOC123882459 gene encoding heterogeneous nuclear ribonucleoprotein H isoform X1, giving the protein MYGPRGAMLGSGGVSDGYEVGSKRQRMMESNPYFAVSSGPGSFQHYGYAGGFQPPPPFPVVRLRGLPFNCTDIDILKFFAGLTIVDVLLVNKNGRFSGEAFVVFAGAMQVEFALQRDRQNMGRRYVEVFRCKKQDYYTAVAGEVSYEGIYDNDYHGSPPPSRSKRFSDKDQMEYTEILKMRGLPFNVTKSQIIEFFKDYKLIEDRVHIACRPDGKATGEAYVEFVSPDEAKRAMFKDKMTIGSRYVELFPSTPDEARRAESRSRQ; this is encoded by the exons ATGTACGGCCCAAGGGG GGCAATGTTGGGAAGCGGGGGGGTTTCGGACGGGTACGAGGTTGGCTCAAAGAGACAAAGAATGATGGAATCCAATCCATACTTCGCAGTGAGCAGCGGACCAGGCAGCTTTCAACATTATGGATATGCTGGTGGCTTCCAGCCCCCTCCTCCTTTTCCCGTGGTTCGTCTCAGGGGGCTTCCGTTTAACTGCACAGACATTGACATTTTGAAGTTCTTTGCTGGTCTGACCATTGTGGATGTGCTGCTGGTCAACAAGAATGGACGCTTCTCTGGAGAGGCCTTTGTAGTCTTTGCAGGAGCAATGCAGGTTGAGTTTGCTTTACAGAGGGATCGACAGAACATGGGTCGCAGATATGTGGAAGTCTTCAGGTGTAAGAAGCAGGACTATTACACTGCTGTTGCTGGTGAGGTCAGTTACGAAGGAATATATGACAACGATTACCATGGAAGCCCTCCTCCCTCCAGGTCCAAGAGGTTCAGCGATAAAGACCAAATGGAATACACTGAGATATTGAAGATGCGTGGACTTCCATTCAATGTGACTAAATCTCAAATTATTGAGTTTTTTAAAGATTACAAGCTGATAGAAGATAGGGTACACATCGCATGTCGCCCAGATGGTAAAGCTACCGGAGAGGCATATGTAGAGTTTGTTTCACCTGATGAGGCTAAGAGAGCAATGTTCAAGGATAAAATGACCATTGGATCGAGGTATGTGGAACTGTTTCCTTCTACACCAGATGAAGCTAGACGTGCTGAGTCAAGATCAAGGCAGTAA
- the LOC123882459 gene encoding heterogeneous nuclear ribonucleoprotein F isoform X2 — translation MQVEFALQRDRQNMGRRYVEVFRCKKQDYYTAVAGEVSYEGIYDNDYHGSPPPSRSKRFSDKDQMEYTEILKMRGLPFNVTKSQIIEFFKDYKLIEDRVHIACRPDGKATGEAYVEFVSPDEAKRAMFKDKMTIGSRYVELFPSTPDEARRAESRSRQ, via the coding sequence ATGCAGGTTGAGTTTGCTTTACAGAGGGATCGACAGAACATGGGTCGCAGATATGTGGAAGTCTTCAGGTGTAAGAAGCAGGACTATTACACTGCTGTTGCTGGTGAGGTCAGTTACGAAGGAATATATGACAACGATTACCATGGAAGCCCTCCTCCCTCCAGGTCCAAGAGGTTCAGCGATAAAGACCAAATGGAATACACTGAGATATTGAAGATGCGTGGACTTCCATTCAATGTGACTAAATCTCAAATTATTGAGTTTTTTAAAGATTACAAGCTGATAGAAGATAGGGTACACATCGCATGTCGCCCAGATGGTAAAGCTACCGGAGAGGCATATGTAGAGTTTGTTTCACCTGATGAGGCTAAGAGAGCAATGTTCAAGGATAAAATGACCATTGGATCGAGGTATGTGGAACTGTTTCCTTCTACACCAGATGAAGCTAGACGTGCTGAGTCAAGATCAAGGCAGTAA
- the LOC123882457 gene encoding probable serine/threonine-protein kinase PIX13: protein MGLCFSFLFPPSATPQSSSSFNKPPLSSGSTSTIGFSATTSSAGRSQFSEVASGSIDGTNEGSLRFPPPNGQILDRPNLKVFSFGDMKSAARGFKPDTLLGEGGFGKVYKGWMDEKTLTPAKAGSGIMVAIKKLNSESTQGFQEWQSEVNFLGRLSHPNLVKLLGYCWEDEELLLVYEFMPKGSLENHLFRRNPNIEPLSWNTRIKIAIGAARGLAFLHDSEKQVIYRDFKASNILLDGSYNAKISDFGLAKLGPSGGQSHVTTRVMGTYGYAAPEYIATGHLYVKSDVYGFGVVLLEIMTAMRALDTKRPSGQQNLVEWVKPFLSNKKKLKGIMDARIEGQYSPKAAIQAAQLSLKCLENDPKQRPSMKEVLESLEAIEAIQVKSKESKNNISHQAPVVQAARHQRAVKV from the exons ATGGGTCTCTGTTTTTCCTTTCTCTTTCCTCCTTCTGCAACTCCCCAATCATCTTCTTCCTTCAACAAACCTCCTCTTTCTTCAG gttCAACAAGCACTATTGGATTCTCTGCAACAACAAGCAGTGCAGGAAGAAGCCAATTCTCTGAGGTTGCAAGTGGAAGCATTGATGGTACTAATGAAGGGTCTCTTCGATTTCCTCCACCAAATGGTCAAATTCTTGATAGACCAAATTTGAAGGTTTTTAGTTTTGGTGATATGAAATCTGCAGCAAGAGGGTTCAAACCTGATACATTACTTGGTGAAGGTGGTTTTGGAAAAGTTTATAAAGGTTGGATGGATGAGAAAACTCTTACTCCTGCTAAAGCTGGTTCTGGAATTATGGttgctataaaaaaattgaactctGAAAGTACTCAAGGGTTTCAAGAATGGCAG TCAGAAGTCAATTTTTTAGGAAGACTTTCTCACCCAAACTTGGTGAAGCTATTGGGTTACTGTTGGGAAGATGAAGAGCTTCTTCTTGTGTACGAGTTTATGCCAAAAGGAAGTTTGGAGAATCATCTCTTCAGAA GAAATCCTAACATTGAACCACTTTCTTGGAACACAAGAATCAAAATAGCTATTGGTGCAGCTAGGGGTTTGGCTTTCTTGCATGATTCTGAAAAGCAAGTCATATACAGAGATTTTAAGGCCTCCAATATACTCCTTGACGGG AGTTATAATGCAAAAATATCAGATTTTGGATTAGCTAAATTGGGACCTTCTGGGGGACAATCACATGTAACTACAAGGGTCATGGGCACATATGGTTATGCTGCCCCAGAATACATTGCAACAG GGCACTTATATGTGAAGAGTGATGTGTATGGCTTTGGTGTGGTGCTATTAGAAATAATGACAGCCATGAGAGCACTGGACACAAAAAGGCCATCAGGGCAACAAAACTTGGTGGAATGGGTGAAACCTTTTCTCTCCAACAAGAAAAAGTTGAAAGGCATAATGGATGCTAGAATAGAAGGACAATACTCACCAAAAGCAGCAATACAAGCAGCACAACTTTCTCTTAAATGTCTAGAAAATGACCCTAAACAACGTCCTTCTATGAAAGAAGTACTTGAGTCATTGGAAGCTATTGAAGCTATTCAGGTCAAATCTAAGGAATCTAAAAACAACATTTCTCATCAAGCTCCAGTTGTTCAAGCTGCTAGGCACCAAAGAGCTgtaaaagtataa
- the LOC123882455 gene encoding dirigent protein 19-like, which translates to MASSILQNYVIVLLLLAIIQFKPTSSSSHHHHNHLKSLHFSLYQHETINKTGYIIVNGIKQSAGVTETTTPFGTLFVFQDPLTLTSNRSSKLVGIAEGTSITSSLDGLRSISIAKLTIRVKNYKGSVSIVGGTNNIKVSDHPIVGGTEDFMFVQGYVTSSPVDLTGITVVYKIEFHIYWPPYAIQSS; encoded by the coding sequence ATGGCATCCTCAATATTACAAAACTATGTTATTGTTTTACTACTTTTAGCAATAATTCAATTCAAACCTACTTCTAGCTCTTCTCATCACCACCATAATCACTTAAAATCTCTTCACTTTTCACTTTACCAACATGAGACAATAAACAAAACAGGATATATCATAGTGAATGGTATCAAACAAAGTGCTGGAGTAACTGAAACTACAACACCTTTTGGAACATTATTTGTGTTTCAAGATCCTTTAACTCTTACATCAAATAGATCTTCCAAACTTGTTGGAATTGCTGAAGGTACTTCAATCACATCTAGTCTTGACGGGCTTCGAAGCATTTCAATTGCGAAACTAACTATTCGGGTGAAAAATTATAAGGGTTCGGTTTCTATTGTTGGTGGAACAAACAATATTAAAGTTTCGGATCATCCAATTGTTGGAGGTACCGAAGATTTCATGTTTGTTCAAGGATATGTTACATCTTCTCCCGTTGATCTTACGGGTATTACGGTTGTTTATAAGATTGAGTTTCATATTTATTGGCCTCCTTATGCAATTCAATCCTCATAA